Within Hydra vulgaris chromosome 02, alternate assembly HydraT2T_AEP, the genomic segment ttttgttttatttctaagtTACAAgcatttaaagttataaaaaaagttcaactaTATAATGTCTTTTCAATTTAAAtgtgttatcttttttttttttaaatgctatatttTGCTATACAATCCAATATATCAGTTTCTACATTTTTGGTACAAAAGAATTCATTACCAAACGTGTATTTTTTTGGCAACCATGTAAAACACATCcctttgacattttaaatttttgcttgtAAACCGTTAGTTAATTCCATAGTTGCACTTTTGTTTTCACATTATGGATGCTTCttgaattgtttttgttttttttccgaTGTTTGTTCCTTGAATTGACTATCCAATGGCTCATTACTTTCCGTagcgttaaaatttttttaattttttgaatactctcaTTCTTCTTGTCTTCAGCCAGTTTGATTATGTCTCGATTAACATCTCGGGTAAATTGAGACATTTTCCTTCAGGTCTGCTAAtctggcattttttttttgctttgtaatGTAAACATGATTGACTCGTAATTGttcttttaatgtaatttctAGAGCAACTCTGTTTTCTTGAGCAGCAGTTTAAATTAGATCAACATTTGCTTTTGGATTTGTCACAGTTACTGATTAAATGCTGATTACAAAAACTGATTGATTGAGATTGGCGTGTGTGGATAAGTTGCTATTAGTGGTTCGGTAGATTAGCGTAGTTAAGTTAGAGGTGGTTAAACTTGTGACATATAAAACAGAAGTGTGAACAACTATGAAGTGTGAACAACTATAAATATTGAGCACGTTTGGGTGATTGAAATATTTCTGCAATTTACAATTTAGATATTGTTTATGTCTAGCGGAAATAAGCTTGTGTTTTAAATCCTGTAGTAATTTAAAGACGCGTGAAACATTTACGGGAATCAAAGAGTTTTGGTTGAAGCTGAACAAAAATAGTTTAGATAAATTGCTGCATAGTAAGTTGATGTAATACTTGTCTAATATTTGGCACCAAATTTTTTACCATGGCTATATACGCCAACATCAAAAGGTTTAAGAATATGCGATGAATGAGCCGGTAGGCATATGAACTTGACGAGGTTTTAAATATGAAGAGTAACCTGGTATCTTCATTATTTTAGTCATCTATTGGATGAGTTGTTTTTGTTCCGTTCGACCTGAcaattaatttagatattttgcatttttaaggCCTTTCTGTACACTACTTTACTACAAAATTGTTTGACCTCAAAACTATAACGATTGAGTTGCAACTCCAGCAGCATTTACGCAGTTATCTAcagtgtaaattattttttcatagtttaCAGTTATTTTGGAAGGATGCTTGGAACCACGTTTGCAGAGAattgtttgattatttgatcACCATTGGTTTGATTACTATTAAAGCTGATTTCGTCAAATTTCTAGACATTAGACGTAGAAACGCGCGTTTCAAAAAACCATCCCGAAATAGTGCATTCCTAGTTTACATTCTTTAGCTTTAGGTTACATCCCTTTTGCACCACCTGAATCTTTacatattattatctttttttaaggtaAAAGTAGACTTTTGCGTATAAAATTACATTGtttcataaaatgtttcaagccaaatgattttttaaattaaaagacatatataaagttttcttttcattttttttttatattactactaataaaaaaaattttattgtctgATTTAGCCAAAGTTcatatgataaaaagtttttaaggtgtattttattattacattatactaaaataattaatacactaattaatgcaaataaaatcattttttttactaagtagCTTGCAAATAGGTAGTAAATAGGTGGCAAGTAGGTAGTTGGTAGGTATTGAGTATGTAGGTAGTAAGTAAGTAGATGGTAAATAGATAGTAAGTAAATAGTAAGTTGGTGGTTAGTAAGTAGGTAGTAAGTAGATAGTATGTAACTTGGTAGTAAGTGTGTAATAAGAAGGTTATAAGTAGGTAAGTAAGTGTGTAATATTAATTAGGTAGTAAGTAGGTAGTTAAGTAGGTATATTTAAGAGATAGgtgtaaaaataaacagttattaaaagtaaataatataaatatcaatatatatatacatatatatatatatatatatacatatatatataatatatatatatatatatatatatatatatatatatatatatatatgtatatataaattagtaaaaaacacttatctaacttTTATCTTCTACTTTAAGTTCACCATTGCTGGATCATCAGGAAGAGTTCAGAAGAACTCTTCCTGATGATCCAGCAATGGTGAAACTTAAAGTAGAAGATAAAAGTAagataagtgttttttactaatttattattgcactgttctttaagaacattgagcattctatttgtaaaatacactaacataatttacatatatatatatatatatatatatatatatatatatatatatatatatatatatatatatatatatatatatatatatatatatatatatatatatatatatatatatatatatatatatatatatatttgagcagccgtggcgcattggttagagttctggctcagaacccagaagTCCCGGGTTCAATTAGCGacaaagaggcgtgaacttctagttaaatgcttctcacggtgctctgtgataagaccgtaaggacttctgggagctcctaaaaaaatataaaaaaaatgatatatatatatatatatcgatcgTTAAACACAGGAGTTGATTTGAATATGGACAATGAgttattagattaaaatataaacttaaccTATACAAAGATGTCTTCTTTTCTATTATTAATACAtcaaaagaaatgaaaatggTGGGAATTAAAATGTATTGGTGTATACTACTTTTTGTGAGTTTACCTTATATTGGCAAAATAGAAAAGAGGAATACTTTGATGGCATCGTTTTACTTCATTGAAGTGATGCCGGCCtggtaaacaaaataaatcaactaACGTACTATTAGTAAACTAAAACTTGCTATTATTATGCACAAtaaaatgatttgatttataagtttgatggtttaatagtaaagtttattttgcgCAGACATAACGATACTGTGCGCGCACATATAAGCGTATTTCGTGTTATAAAATTGCTGAAATCATTTAACTGACATCATAGTGAAAGCATGTTTCTTAATTTACTTATTAGTCcgtgtaattataaaaatactaaaaataatattaaaatattacaaattaaaaattttatattacttatatagcatttttttttgttattattatatttattttgaaactgcatttataaatgtttatatataaattgtatttataagtatatttaaacgCAATTAAATAACAAAGCTATCATAAGAAATTTACAAAACGTTCAGTTTTGTAAATTTCTAATTATAGCCTCATCTTTTGATTTGCATTTTTAGTCttatgatcaaatttttttaaatttatgtttgcttttattagggttaatttgtgttttttaaattgcttcCTTTTCAAAGAGTTTTCGTATAAACCCATTACATTCTTTATAAGTACTTAGTCAAAGCACAATTAGTGATTTAACGTAAACTGTATTATGCCTGTTAAATTACAAACAACTTTCTTGAGAGTTTATTCAGTATTTAGAGAGGTTGAAAGTACGATTTCTGGAACAGGAAggtcttttgtttttttattaaagagaacaagtttttcaatagcATTTGCTGGCAAAACACTCAACATTTGATTAGCAACATTTAGACGGTTTTGAATCTGGTTTCTATCTATATGCACCTTTTCTTTAGaattatgcttaaaaaaatctGGCTTATTATATTCAAAGAGACCGTTGTTTCGGTTGATGTGACGTCCACCCTCAAATCTCCAATCGGTTTTTTCCTCTTCGTAAATAGGTGGTGGTGGGTTTTCAAATGGGTTACGAAATTTGTGATTATGGTTTTTCATACTAAATTCCGTAGGTTTTTGATTGGGTTCTAAAACTTTATGGAGTTGTTCGTTTGAAATATCATCAAAGTCTTCATGAAATGGTTCTCGATCCTCATTAAAATCGAATGTAGGTGGCTTAAAATACCCATCACTATCATTGTCGTGATCATCCTCACTTTCTTGgaaatctttattatttgatttcTTAGCAGGGTGGTTTCTGTATTTCAATTCGCTATTTTTAGGTAAATGTTCTCTGATAACATGGTATCTATTTTTACTGCGAAGATTTCCTTTATCCTCTGCCACAATATGAATTGGTTTCACTCCCACGTTTATGTGTATAGGTCTCAGTTCAATATCAGAAGGGTATTTAAGCGGAGTCATTAtggatttcaaattttcaaacaaatttctgGAATTGTGAAATTCTACTTCGTCGCTTTGTGGAGAATGCAACGGGTATGTGTTATGTTTTC encodes:
- the LOC105843582 gene encoding uncharacterized protein LOC105843582 isoform X1 translates to MYGAFVYLYIGCSCMVSSLPIKSLKRHLNKDPLVINQRRDVMTDVISKFASSGHKQYGKLIGAEPTIDYFNNGASWASYISSPIHSKHYPTVHDKNRVTQLGYDDQYGVNSESTSDNFVHTENYNDEFKTGDNSLSKFISTPVFDDHVTFKTHLGKHNTYPLHSPQSDEVEFHNSRNLFENLKSIMTPLKYPSDIELRPIHINVGVKPIHIVAEDKGNLRSKNRYHVIREHLPKNSELKYRNHPAKKSNNKDFQESEDDHDNDSDGYFKPPTFDFNEDREPFHEDFDDISNEQLHKVLEPNQKPTEFSMKNHNHKFRNPFENPPPPIYEEEKTDWRFEGGRHINRNNGLFEYNKPDFFKHNSKEKVHIDRNQIQNRLNVANQMLSVLPANAIEKLVLFNKKTKDLPVPEIVLSTSLNTE